The following are encoded together in the Desulfococcus multivorans genome:
- a CDS encoding sensor histidine kinase, with product MIVPAIPIIVVDLVGSVAMIVLSFMCIGLTRELNRRNPNHLMWTYLLWMSYFLAGFAVSRSAGHILKQVLLFTGHGEVWELIRPFSGGVNTFMLIIVASITLFFGQAWRVYREIMNDKTAIQTAHRELLDLNENLERRVRERTEALARSEKQIAQADKLASIGQLSSGIAHEINNPLGIILGYTQLLIRSEPAGTQKFEDLKIIEKHVKNCKAIVADLLNFARSSKPENTLVDIHDIIEEVLVFVTHQAGANALTFRREYDRSAPPLYMDEKKIRQVLINLIMNAQHANHNQGTIRIATLYDAPAGQLLIRVKDTGYGIEKKDLPRIFDPFFTTKPTGEGTGLGLAVSYGIVKNHGGNISVESEPGKGAEFTITLPATPRPGDHVS from the coding sequence CCGGCCATTCCCATTATCGTGGTGGACCTGGTGGGTTCCGTCGCCATGATCGTTCTGAGCTTCATGTGCATCGGACTGACACGGGAGCTGAACCGACGAAACCCCAATCACCTGATGTGGACCTACCTCCTCTGGATGAGTTATTTTCTGGCCGGGTTCGCGGTATCCCGCTCCGCCGGCCACATCCTGAAGCAGGTCCTGCTTTTCACGGGGCACGGGGAGGTGTGGGAGCTCATTCGGCCCTTCAGCGGCGGGGTCAACACCTTCATGCTGATCATCGTGGCGTCCATTACCCTCTTTTTCGGACAGGCATGGCGGGTGTATCGGGAGATTATGAACGATAAGACCGCCATTCAAACCGCCCATCGCGAGCTGCTCGACCTGAACGAAAACCTGGAGAGGCGCGTAAGGGAGCGGACCGAGGCTCTGGCACGCTCCGAAAAACAAATCGCCCAGGCGGACAAGCTGGCCTCCATCGGTCAGCTCTCCTCGGGCATCGCCCACGAAATCAACAATCCACTCGGCATTATCCTGGGGTATACCCAGCTGTTGATTCGATCCGAGCCTGCCGGCACACAGAAATTCGAAGACCTCAAGATCATCGAGAAGCATGTCAAGAACTGCAAGGCCATCGTTGCCGATCTTCTCAATTTCGCCCGAAGCTCGAAACCGGAAAACACCCTGGTCGATATCCACGATATCATCGAGGAGGTGCTGGTTTTCGTTACCCACCAGGCCGGCGCCAATGCGCTCACCTTCCGGAGAGAATACGATCGGAGTGCGCCCCCGCTTTACATGGACGAAAAAAAGATACGACAGGTGCTGATCAATCTCATCATGAACGCCCAGCATGCCAACCACAATCAAGGAACCATTCGAATCGCCACGCTGTACGACGCGCCTGCGGGTCAGCTTCTGATACGCGTCAAGGATACGGGCTACGGCATTGAAAAGAAGGATCTTCCCCGTATTTTCGATCCGTTTTTCACCACCAAACCCACCGGAGAAGGCACAGGCCTGGGTCTGGCCGTCAGCTACGGCATCGTGAAAAATCACGGCGGGAACATTTCCGTGGAGAGCGAACCCGGCAAAGGCGCCGAATTCACGATTACGCTGCCGGCCACGCCCCGGCCGGGAGATCATGTATCATGA